Proteins from a single region of Engraulis encrasicolus isolate BLACKSEA-1 unplaced genomic scaffold, IST_EnEncr_1.0 scaffold_376_np1212, whole genome shotgun sequence:
- the LOC134443846 gene encoding uncharacterized protein LOC134443846 — protein MEANRDQRQRQRVRVRVRVRVRGGGLRGARVRGGRFGAGVGFGVGPVGVGNGGGRGVGPVGGGGGRGRAARGRRRVRGGGRGRNPQVSDEIRATIIDHVVNHGLSLREAGERVQPVVNRNTVASIVHTFQLENRIERLPCTGGRPKVFNAEQEAAIVNMVIANNAIRLRDIRRAVIDDDDDGIFSNITVSLTTIDRVLKRNHVAMKELYRVPFQRNSEAVKEARFLYVERIMELEGEAHHQFVFVDEAGFNLCKVRRRGRNLIGHRATISVPGQRGANITMCSAI, from the exons ATGGAGGCTAACAgagatcagagacagagacagagagtgagagtgagagtgagagttagAGTGCGTGGTGGAGGGTTGCGAGGTGCAAGGGTTAGAGGTGGAAGATTTGGAGCTGGAGTTGGATTTGGAGTGGGGCCAGTTGGAGTTGGAAATGGAGGTGGACGTGGAGTGGGGCcagttggaggtggaggtggtagagGAAGGGCTGCACGGGGACGAAGACGTGTCCGTGGTGGAGGACGAGGTCGAAATCCTCAGGTTTCGGATGAAATTCGAGCAACAATTATTGACCATGTGGTGAACCATGGCCTGTCCCTCAGGGAGGCTGGGGAAAGAGTCCAGCCTGTGGTCAATAGGAACACAGTGGCCTCAATAGTTCACACTTTTCAGCTGGAAAACAG AATCGAAAGGCTGCCGTGCACTGGAGGAAGACCGAAAGTATTTAATGCTGAGCAGGAGGCGGCAATTGTCAATATGGTTATAGCGAACAACGCTATCAGACTCCGTGACATCAGGCGAGCtgtgattgatgatgatgatgatggcatatTCAGTAATATCACAGTCAGTCTTACAACCATTGACCGTGTGCTGAAGAGGAACCATGTTGCTATGAAGGAGCTGTACAGAGTTCCTTTTCAAAGGAACTCAGAAGCAGTTAAGGAAGCTAGGTTCCTTTATGTAGAG AGAATCATGGAGCTTGAGGGCGAGGCACACCACCAGTTTGTTTTTGTGGACGAAGCTGGCTTCAACCTGTGCAAGGTTAGACGGCGTGGGAGGAACCTAATTGGGCACAGAGCCACAATTTCTGTGCCTGGTCAGAGGGGTGCTAACATTACTATGTGTTCAGCCATAT